From the Xenopus laevis strain J_2021 chromosome 7L, Xenopus_laevis_v10.1, whole genome shotgun sequence genome, the window GtaaatcctgtggctgtccgtcttcagttacctccGGAGATGAAGATTCCAAACgtttttcatgtgtctcttctgaAACCAGCCGTGGCGGGTCACTCTTCTCCCTTTCCTGCTCCTGTATCCGTCGACGGGTAccaagaatttgaggttgagacTGTTTTGGATTCTCGAATTTCTAGAGGTTCCCTCCAGTATCTGGTGAAATGGAAGGGGTTCGGGCCTGAAGAGTGTTCCTGGGTCAAGCATTCGGACATTCATGCTCCTCTTCTGGTTCAAAGATTTCACAGAAGATTCCCTTCTAAACCCAAtcgtggtggtcctgaggccccccgtagaggagggggtactgtaagggacAATGTCGGACGCCACGTCCAGAAGGgccgccaaatccaaaatggcggcgcccagagggGACCACGCGGTCGACGGACGCCAGCGCGTCGATCCGCGCGCAGTGTTGACGCGGATGCGTCAAACATGACGCGAATGCGTCAAACTTGACGCTGCGTattgacgcttgcgtcaaaaaaCGTGCAGCGTCAGCACGCAATTGGCGCATGGCGCATGACGTCGTGattcacgttttggcgccaaactctgcCTATTTTAGGACGTCTGATGCTCCACTCTGCGCCCGATTATAGGTCTTACTCCTgttaagttcctgggtgttatctgcATTGATTGATTCCTGTTTACGACTCCTTGCCTGAATTCTGATTACGTCtgtcttgccgcctgaactgactccAGCCTGTTTCTTGACCACGTCTGATTGCCGCCTGCACCGACCTTGCTTGAACTGACAACTCTTTTGCTCAAccccttgtacctcgaaccttGGCTTCCaccacttcctccttggtccacactgcaactgcgccttcgggcctgacACAAACAGAGcctgctgtaggctgccagtggGAGACCGGagaagtggcgcatgcgcagttggagcaatttactggtttgcgacaactgcatgcaccgaaatggacagaaattacagaaatgccagaAAAAGACACGACctagaagatggctgcggtgaagtccgatgcctgaatctgcaccgaggggtaagtataaaattAGGGGCATTAACCGGGGGGGTTGGCTAAActgttgaattctcttttaaggaggggcacatgggacataactgttcagtgagttttcaattgatccttagcattcagctcagattcaaaagcaacagttgtgaCCTATGTGGTCCCCTCAAATcactgcctagtaaccaatcagtggaaaccaagagctgaagtaatgttctgttagacagtcactccagcctttatacattacatatttggctaactacattagaaacatgtAGTACTGAGAAATTCCTTTAAACGTAGCAAATAAAACCTTGTGCGttgtggctaaagctggccatagatgcaaagatccgatcgtacgaatcatcgtacgatcggactttcccatctcccgacccgccactaaccattcagatcaaagtcttaccagtcagattagttaaagaacagatcagtaatgttctgcccctgacagcaatcgtacgatatctatgtccaaccgaagctagtgacagtctcccactgaaaatcgtacgatcggcaatacacgcagagatattatcgccagccgacagaaattttctaacctgtctgatcgaccaaacaaccgatctccgccggacgaaaaatgacgggactctccacacacggttcgaaaatcgtacgaatcctcgattcgtacgatcagatctttgcgtctatggccagctttaatttgGAGGGTGTCTTACGTTGCTGCTGCTAAAAGGTAGGAGCAATGTGATTCTGCTGTCAGCTAACAGTGATTCTTACTATGCAGTTGCAGGTAAAAGGAAGGGGGGAGTCCATATGGTCCTATACTCAAAGTAATTGAAACAAAGACATTTTAAACAGATAGATTTTAATAGGGGCTAAGTACACAGttttatattgcatataataTGTCTTAAGTTACTTTAAGAAGGAATATATATGAACATGGCGGTGTATTAAAAAAGTTGGGATGTTTGGAGCCACTAACGGCCCCTTCTAAATCCTCCACTTCTGCCTTGTcgtcttcctcctcctcctctgcccgATGAATTTCTGGAATTATTTCTTCTGTCAAAAGGTCTCCTCCCTCTTCCTCCAAAACTTCCTCCATCAAAGCTTTTCTCAGATTCTTGAATTGCGGGTAATTCAATTGTGATTGTAAATTGCCACCGCCTTGTATCTGACCAGCTCTCCTGTTAAAAATAATGCTATCTTGTTACATAAGTCTCAATGAGATGGGGAACATTTCGTTCAGTGCCACTTAAAATCAAGTGCGCGAGAAACTTTATTAAAGGCTTGTCATTCTGCCCAGCTCAGTGGTCCCCAAACTGCAGGTCCGTAAACAGGGGATGGGGGGGTAGTCTGAAAGCAAGTTAGGGTACGTCTGGCCAGTGTATAACcttcaaatgaaaaaacaaaaaagccccACAACTAACTTTATGCTGCTACTAATCCATTAATACAGATGAAACTTACCTGCATTGACAGCAAGTTTTCAGAACGGACATCAAAACACACaccctgaagaaaaaaaaaaaatcatgtttcaattaaaagataaatatagtagCACTTTTCTGTATGTATTACATAACTTGAGGGGGTTAAAGAAATATTACTACTGACTGAATATTTGCACTGGAGTCTAAAAGTATTTATTGGCCTAGGTTCCTAAAATACatcaaaatgtatgttttctttctgttcatatatttgaaggagaactaaaccctaaaaatgaatgtggctaaaaatgccatattttatatacagaacttattgcaccagcctaaagtttcaacttctcaatagcagcaatgacccaggactttaAACCTTTCACAGTGGGTCACCGTCTTGGTAAGTATCTGTGATACTCAcaagctcagtgggctctgagcagctgttgagaagctgagcttaggggtcgttactaattatcaagcagaaaatgaggttggcctgtaatataagcggatgctatagggctgattattaaattctcatgctaattgcactggttcctgtgctgccatgtcgtgattatctgtattaattactaatcagccttattttgtttatattctatgtgtactatataatatgagtgggtccctaagctcagtaagtgacagcagcacagagcatgggcagtgaatcagtagaaaagaagatggggagctactggggcacaatataaggctgcatacaaatgtcacaatataaggctgattagtcattaataaagataattactacatggcagcacataatccagtgcaactagcatcaaaatttaataattagccctgtagcatcatcttatattacaggacaacttcattttctgcttgataatttgttacaacccctaaacttagggGTTAGAAAGGATTAGGGGTTCTTACAGTTAGAAAGGATTAGGCTTTACGTTTGGTGCAGAGTACAATACTACAAGGTCAACTTCTGGGATATCTAGTCCACGAGCTGCTACATTGGTCGCAATAAGAACTTCAAATGTTCCCTGCCTGAAACCCTTCAAGACAACTTCCCTTTCCTTCTGCTGGAGATCCCCATGTAATGGTTTGGCAGACTGCAAgcagatttttaaataaagttattttatggAATTTACCAGAACAGCTCCAGTAAAACAGTTCTACAGGAATGAAAAAGACCTATATTctacttaaaggataaggaaaggtatAATAACCGAGGGGTGAAAATTTGTTAGGCACTTTCTAGTGATTACAGTGGCTTACCAAGGCcaaggccagtgcagtttttagcaGACATGAGCACCGTCCTGAGGTTTTGGGTAAGCGATATATATTACACCTATACGACTAATGCTCTGACCTGGCtcatatattacacatatacatacaaatacaactATTATTCTGACCTGTTTTAATGAGCCACAGTTTGTGGATAATTCGTGAGCTTGTAATTTTGAATCACAAAAGATAATAGTTTTTCCGTGGCTTCCACTGTACACCTGAACTATATCTCCAAGGACTGCTGCCTTCTGGGACCTGTTGCACTCAATGGCCAAATGCTTTAAgtgaaaggggggaaaaaaagaaatgattaaatACAATTAATGTGAATGCTTTGGgaacaaatatatatctataataatagAAATCTATTTGGGTTAATAAAGACCCAAAGAGCAAACTGAAACCTAAAATTAAAGTGTTGTGCAAAGAGAATTACAGTTGTAGCAATTCCATTTTTCCTGGAATGCTGACAATTGCATTTTCAGGACaaagttttgaaaaaacaatCCACAAGCAGCCACAAGGAAATCTGACTAACTGACAAAGCTCGGCCAAATATATTCTTTAGTTAAAGCAATTTTACAGCTGTATTTGCGCCACTTATATGGGGCAAATGTTAAAAGGCCACTGACCTCAACAGTGATGGCAGCCTTCTGACTTCTATGTCCAACTAAgtcaactttttcatattgttgtcTCATATATTTTTTAGCCACGTTGTACATCCAGTCTGGACATGTTGCAGAGAACAGGAGAGTCTGGGGATTTTCTTCAggatcttcaaaaaaagtaaaattaaaacatataagTAGACTGTTGTACTATAATAAAGtataaacatcaatttttttttcctcaagtgGCCCCATAGGTTAATGCTGGTTCTCAGCAGGCCACGAATTAGCAGATCCACTGGCCTATACTGGCTCCTGTGTCTCCACAGAAAGGCactgttggcctgggtgcagaagcaaagagtggattttggtgcaaaaaatgtATACTCACGTTTCCATGCCAAAATCGACTTTATGTGTGCACCGACGATGACACAGTGACTACTGATGCAGACACAGGAGCCATCAGATTGGCTCACTCAGTCTGCATTCatctgcaggccaagaatcagcttGTGGccataagggcaggactccacggacaattccgctgcgcaaaaacgcaggtgtcacatCGGACACGCATCGTGTCGGAATCgtctgtggagtcctgcccttagatGCTTTTCAACAGCCTGAAGGGAAATTTGCAGAATTACTTTCAGGTCCACAAGCTCTTACTGACCAATCAGAGAGCtatgtaattaattaaattaactcAACAAATGAATTTAGTCAATAAACTATCTCTTCTTGCCACAAAAGCATTAAAAGTAAGATCTGAAACATACCAGGTTTGTAGCGAACTGATAATATTTCCTCAACTTGTTCGGAGAAGCCCATATCAAACATCATGTCAACTTCATCGAGTACCACGTGCTTTAAAACTGTAAGGTCCAAGCGGTAGTTTTGGACAAGATCTCTTATGCGGCCAGGGGTTCCAACTAAGAAGTCAATTCCATCCTTAAGGGCAAAaactacaattgaaaaaaaaatgtctcaagATCCAGATTCTTTGGGAAACTAAACAGtatttagatatatattatatagatatataatacacaaaagctatgactatcttttaaattgtaaacggtgagttctgatgtcaccagttataaaagGTGGGTTCTGTCGTCATTTCTGTCACAgaactcactaaaatttgtgtattataataaagtatccccagttgcaaaatatgaggatattagaagtttacctcggagttccatgacctgtataaaaacactcggccttatgtttttatatggtcatgaaactcctcggtaacttataatatccttataatttaacagagggggtactttattcactatataacaaacattgctggatagatagatagttttAAAGCTAATGTTAAAAAGTAGGCTCCAATGTTATACAACATACCAAGACTTAAGTCAGTTGTCCTCTTAACAGTTAAggtctttttattttaacagaattaTTATAATAGCATGGGTAGGTTGGCAAAGCCAAATGGGACCACTGGTATTCACCAATTATTTTTGGATACCACAAACTGTTCAATATGGTTCCAGCTAAATGTTATTTCTGAATATTAAAGTCAAGCCTTAAACTATATGGAATATTAAGAGATAACCAAGTAAATGTAGCATTCTGTGATGCAAGTCAAAGAGAGCCTGAATTTGACATGAAACCAATCATGTAAAAGCCTGGTGTTCCTCTGTAAAAACAGGCAACCTTCAGCTTTTTAGTCATGCTGCAGAGTTCATTTGTTATCTGAATAGCTAGCTCTCTGGTGAGAGTAAGGATTATTACCTAGGGGAAAGAAGcaagtcatttttttatttttttttaaatagaatacaTAATATTATGGATATCTTATCGTTGCTAGATGTCTACAAATTGACGTCTCTTGCCTAACATGGAAAATACAATGCTCTTAAAATTTACAAAATGCCTTTTTTGAATTAAAAGTGGGCCCATTACAAGTATCCCCCAATAGAAATTCACTTTGGACAGGTGACAAGTTGCCTCCACCATTTGTATGTTAACAGATCTTAAGATCTCCTCATTTCTACATTCTGTTCCTGGACTGTAGTACTCTTGCTATTTAAGAAAGGAGCCAGGTCAAATTCAGAAATTTTATATTCATGGGTCTTTAAGGCAAGAGCAATCAATTTAAAGTTCTGGACTGAAGCAAACCCAGAATCTAAGGTTTCCTAAATTAATACTTTTGCAACTCTTACAGTTCCTATGTACAAATTAAAAAGTTGTGCTGtgcatatatacaaaatattgtatGGAATTATTTGGGATGAAGGAAAGGTATACTGTATACACAGGAAAGCCCTCTGAAACTCTTACCGTAGGTGCCCGTCCTCTAGCCAACGGCTGCTGGTCTTCACTTAGCCGCTCCACTAATGGAATACCAAACGAGAATGTTTTCCCTGTGCCTGTACGGGCCTGGACCACAACATCTTTGCCACTGTAAACAGTGTGGAATGTTTTGGATTGAATTGGAAACAGATAGGTCACGCCTTTAGCTGTACAAATCATATGATAGAAACAGTGCAGAgtgttatttgcatttattttttataaagattttatttatttgtaattttaacaAGAAGAAAATAGAGTGAgtgaaagaagagaaagagagaagagatTGGACGTTGTTACAGAGTACATCAttccatataaatacatttacatcacATTTTTATGCCTGGGCTAATACCCAAGTGCCCCAGATCGCATCAAACTTCTTAGGGCATCCTCTTGTGATATAGATTAACGTTTGCTTTGTAAGAGAGTCATTAATTAACTGCTTCCAGAGGTCAAGGGGGGAGCGGACATCGACTTCCACTGTAGTAAGATCgcttttttggcataatataaCAATTGTAAATAGCATAGTCTAATTTTAGCACAATCCGATAAAACTGTCTTCTTATCCTTACACTGATGGGTTGCAAAAAATCATATAGTTCCAACAAATCGTCCCAACAGTCAGACaggttgaaaattttttttttgttgatgaaAATCGGTTAGCAGGCAATATATGTTAGATCTTGTAGCCTCTGCAAAGTCTCCTCACATATCGTTTACCATGAATGGATAAATCGTTCATTTAAATAATCATTAAGCCAACAATATAACTGGCAGGACGGCCACACTGGCCAGCTTTAGTCGGCACAGCTATATTATATGAAGTTCCTATCAATGTATATTATTGTCTCTTATCTTGAAGGTTGTCTGAGTGTATTTGAATGATCTCCTCCTGTATTATCGAGATCTAGTTTAGATTGCATTCAAGGTCTGAACACTGCAGTAATatcaatattacattatataatacTTTTTACTGCACTTGGTATTGCTTAGAGCGCTGTATAAGGCTGTTAAGtagagcttaaaggaaaactatacccccaaaatgaatacttaagcaacagatagtttatatcaaattgaatgacatattaaagaatcttaccaaactggaatatatatttacataaatattgcccttttacatctcttgccttgaaccaccatttcgtgactctatctgtgctgcctcagagatcacctgaccagaaatactacaacactaactgtaacaggaagaagtgaggaagcaaaaggcagaactctgtctgttaattggctcatgtgaccttacatgtggtttgtatgtgtgcacagtgaatcttacgatctcagggggcggcccttattttttaaaatggcaattttctatttatgattacccaatggcacatactactaaaaaagtatattattatgaaaatggttcatttacatgaagcagggttttacacatgagctgttttactcagtatcttttaatagagacctacattgtttggggggtatagttttcctttaagatctttCAGGGACTTGGCCAAGGTCATAAAGAAACAGCATCCCTGAGCCAGAAAGCAGAGTTGGATATAAGTGAAGCATTACTCTTCTGTAAAAAGAATATCATCAACTGCCAGATAACATTCTCATACAGCTGGAGATATGAATATATCAATATGATTAACTCAAATGTTTATTACCTACCGTTTGGTTCTTTCCTGCTCAGTAAGTGTCTGTTCTTCAGAGAAGAAATGTTCATCAGGATCAATTGCCGGTTTACCAATCTATAACAAACACAAAGGAGCAATTTGTTAACCATCTGTGGACTAAGCAATGAGGTTTCAATAAAcatttctctgtcgtctttagggggacacagggaccgatggggttaagctccatcctccaggaggcaggacacttgaagtaattaaagtGGGCGTGCCAGGttaggcttaaccccacacactgtactcagacttcagttttttaagtgtcctgctacctgGAGGATGGACATCTCTACCTCTAAGAGAAATCTACGGTCAGTCTGTGACTGACACCAGGGGTGACACCTAAGGCAGGATTACCTGACTTCTATGGTTAGCCCCCTACGCGAGGACATCCACCGGGGTCACAACTCTAGCCTGTGGGCTATACAGACAACCCAGGCGTATGCCTGTCCTAATTCTAGCACAGAGGGTCTGGCCGGTGTGAGGGGGGGGTAAgtgactacatatatatattatataatatatgttcaCTATGTCTGCTGGACTCTGCATGACTTTGTCTCCGTTGACCCCTTCAACTACCCCCCCCCGCCGCCCCCTCCTCTTGCCGTTCACCTCACAGACTGCGCCATACTCTGCTCTCCCTTAGTAGTGTGGGTGGAGGAGGGATAGGAGGAACACAGCGAGAGAACGTCTATGCGTTCCAGCATTCTCAAATGGCGGCTGTCTTCTTCCTCGGCGGGCTGTTTTTACACGCGCGCGCCGAGTGGAACGCAtgtgcgttccagcggccatcttggattttttcccG encodes:
- the LOC121395372 gene encoding nucleolar RNA helicase 2-B-like isoform X2, with the protein product MGPSRSDHRPCALGRNNSPSGWTRSGLSLRLVNRQLILMNISSLKNRHLLSRKEPNAKGVTYLFPIQSKTFHTVYSGKDVVVQARTGTGKTFSFGIPLVERLSEDQQPLARGRAPTDGIDFLVGTPGRIRDLVQNYRLDLTVLKHVVLDEVDMMFDMGFSEQVEEILSVRYKPDPEENPQTLLFSATCPDWMYNVAKKYMRQQYEKVDLVGHRSQKAAITVEHLAIECNRSQKAAVLGDIVQVYSGSHGKTIIFCDSKLQAHELSTNCGSLKQSAKPLHGDLQQKEREVVLKGFRQGTFEVLIATNVAARGLDIPEVDLVVLYSAPNVKPNPF
- the LOC121395372 gene encoding nucleolar RNA helicase 2-B-like isoform X1 — protein: MGPSRSDHRPCALGRNNSPSGWTRSGLSLRLVNRQLILMNISSLKNRHLLSRKEPNAKGVTYLFPIQSKTFHTVYSGKDVVVQARTGTGKTFSFGIPLVERLSEDQQPLARGRAPTDGIDFLVGTPGRIRDLVQNYRLDLTVLKHVVLDEVDMMFDMGFSEQVEEILSVRYKPDPEENPQTLLFSATCPDWMYNVAKKYMRQQYEKVDLVGHRSQKAAITVEHLAIECNRSQKAAVLGDIVQVYSGSHGKTIIFCDSKLQAHELSTNCGSLKQGVCFDVRSENLLSMQESWSDTRRWQFTITIELPAIQESEKSFDGGSFGGRGRRPFDRRNNSRNSSGRGGGGRRQGRSGGFRRGR